A single region of the Anomaloglossus baeobatrachus isolate aAnoBae1 chromosome 2, aAnoBae1.hap1, whole genome shotgun sequence genome encodes:
- the MED20 gene encoding mediator of RNA polymerase II transcription subunit 20 yields the protein MGVTCVTQVPLAEGKSVQQTVEILTRKLEQMGAEKQGTFFVDCETYHTAGTTVGTTGQPGKLLYIMHCSEHPLSTFALFENGPCLVADQNLDVLMIKLKGFFQNAKANKIETRGTRYQYCDFLIKIGTVTMGQSGRGISVEVDYCPCAVPGDCWNLMVEFMQSFMGSHAPTVPPVFSSKHDALYTPADTMVQYMELLNKIRKHQQGTVTGLRL from the exons ATGGGGGTGACATG TGTTACACAGGTTCCATTAGCAGAGGGGAAAAGTGTCCAGCAAACTGTGGAAATCCTCACCCGCAAGCTGGAACAAATGGGAGCGGAGAAGCAGGGGACGTTCTTCGTGGATTGTGAGACCTACCATACAGCAGGGACCACTGTGGGGACCACAG GTCAGCCTGGGAAGCTTCTTTACATCATGCACTGCTCAGAACACCCTCTCAGTACCTTTGCTCTGTTTGAGAATGGTCCCTGCTTAGTTGCTGACCAGAACCTGGATGTACTGATGATAAAACTAAAAGGATTCTTCCAAAATGCAAAGGCCAACAAGATAGAGACACGTGGCACTCGTTACCAGTATTGTGATTTCCTTATCAAGATCGGTACAGTCACTATGGGACAGAGTGGTCGAGGGATATCTGTGGAG GTGGACTACTGCCCGTGTGCTGTGCCAGGGGACTGCTGGAATCTAATGGTGGAGTTCATGCAGAGCTTTATGGGTAGTCATGCACCAACTGTTCCCCCTGTTTTCAGCTCCAAACATGATGCACTATATACACCTGCAGACACCATGGTGCAGTACATGGAACTGCTGAACAAGATTCGCAAGCACCAGCAGGGCACAGTGACTGGCTTGAGATTATAA